A window of Puntigrus tetrazona isolate hp1 chromosome 11, ASM1883169v1, whole genome shotgun sequence contains these coding sequences:
- the utp3 gene encoding something about silencing protein 10 — translation MVRARRLVKKPRAKKKQEYDSDDPEAYRDEAIPDKKSSKYVEDKIDEFHNQKISKLLAQGVQEDSDPEDEDKEEEIMPLALSDSDDEEEEVQDEDDEETDMESDLEGKEDDDLPNDMAWGMKKKIFYDSDYITKKGKSIDDIETEDKEEEEEAKKIQTRLAAILSEEDYDLNLLEEFAVETEAEKEAEKEERIVKDLKTMSQKEKLKLLKKESPELLELIQDFKAKLTELREEVQPLVEMVKDGRIPPGKGAKYLITKQQLYLNYCTNISFYLVLKAKRIPAHNHPVIERLLTYRNLINELGAVDARLAPQLRRLLSGEQPDRTLKKPASSKHRVSEKAGLEGSESESDEEANLRFYNAMAQRQKLKRKNEMQAEDRLVEEEKLAGDAKRGITYQMSKNRGLTPKRKKIDRNPRVKHREKFRRAQVRRKGQVREVRREETRYSGEWSGIRAGVKKSIKLK, via the exons ATGGTCCGAGCAAGAAG GTTAGTAAAAAAGCCCAGAGCAAAGAAAAAGCAGGAATATGACAGTGATGATCCTGAAGCTTATAGAGATGAAGCCATTCCAGATAAG AAATCGTCAAAGTATGTGGAGGATAAAATAGATGAATTCCACAATCAAAAAATCTCA AAACTTTTGGCTCAAGGGGTTCAAGAAGACAGCGATCCAGAGGATGAAGATAAAGAG gagGAGATTATGCCCCTGGCACTTTCTGATTcagatgatgaagaggaggaagtGCAGGATGAGGATGACGAAGAGACAGACATGGAGAGTGACTTGGAAGGAAAGGAAGATGATG ACCTCCCAAATGACATGGCTTGGGGAATGAAAAAGAAGATTTTCTATGATTCCGATTATATCACTAAAA agGGAAAATCTATTGATGACATAGAGACAGAAGacaaagaagaggaagaggaggccAAAAAAATTCAAACGAGATTGGCAGCCATCCTAAGTGAGGAAGACTATGATTTAAACCTGCTTGAG GAATTTGCAGTAGAGACGGAAGCGGAGAAGGAGGCTGAAAAAGAGGAAAGGATTGTAAAGGATTTAAAGACCATGTCACAGAAAGAAAAGCTCAAACTGTTAAAGAAAGAATCACCAGAATTATTGGAACTGATTCAGGACTTCAAAGCAAAG CTTACAGAATTGAGGGAAGAAGTTCAACCCCTTGTGGAAATGGTCAAAGATGGACGGATTCCTCCTGGAAAG GGTGCAAAATACCTCATTACCAAACAGCAGCTTTATCTAAA CTATTGCACaaacattagtttttatttggttCTAAAAGCAAAACGAATTCCAGCACATAATCATCCTGTGATCGAGAGATTGTTGACCTACAGAAAT CTGATAAATGAACTTGGAGCGGTAGACGCTAGACTGGCTCCTCAGCTGCGTCGACTTCTCTCTGGAGAACAGCCAGATAGAACTTTAAAGAAACCAGCAAGCAGCAAACATAGA GTTTCAGAAAAGGCTGGGCTGGAAGGAAGCGAGTCTGAATCGGATGAGGAAGCGAATCTGCGCTTTTATAACGCCATGGCACAGAGACAAAAGCTCAAGCGGAAGAATGAAATGCAGGCCGAGGACAG ATTGGTGGAGGAGGAAAAGCTCGCGGGAGATGCTAAAAGAGGGATCACCTATCAG ATGTCCAAGAACAGAGGGCTCACACCCAAGAGGAAGAAGATTGATCGGAATCCCAGAgtcaaacacagagagaagtTCAGACGTGCCCAGGTTCGTCGGAAGGGTCAG GTTCGCGAGGTACGGCGCGAGGAGACGAGATACAGCGGAGAATGGTCTGGTATTCGCGCTGGAGTCAAGAAGAGCATCAAACTCAAGTGA
- the cpne1 gene encoding copine-1 isoform X1 — protein MAAQCVSKVELSISCNNLLDKDVGSKSDPLCVLLQSVGDDKWSEVERTEKVKNCQDPQFSTKLHIDYHFEKVQKLKFGVYDIDNKSVDLKDDDFLGGFECTLGQIVSSRKITRPLQLKAAKPAGKGTITITADEVKDNRAVVMEVEAKNLDKKDLFGKSDPFLEFFKQEEDGKWQLVHRTEVIKNNLNPSWKKLTVSLHTFCSGDLNKPIKVHCSDYDSDGSHDLIGVFQTNVSDLQKAVHGSPVEFDCIHPEKQKKKKSYKNSGVIRIKYCKLEAQYSFLDYVMGGCQINFTVGIDFTGSNGDPRSPDSLHYLSPNGVNQYLSAIWSVGQVVQDYDTDKLFPAFGFGAQVPPNFQVSHEFPLNFNPDSPYCQGVQGIVDAYRMILPQIRLYGPTNFSPIINHVARIAAGAAQQPNAAQYFVLLIITDGEITDLDQTRQSIVNSSKLPMSLIIVGVGEADFKAMEFLDGDNGVLKSVNGEPVARDIVQFVPFKQFASAPKEALAQSVLAEVPNQLVTYFKMRNLAPVNPPSPVK, from the exons ATGGCCGCTCAGTGTGTGTCGAAGGTCGAGCTCTCCATCTCTTGCAATAATCTTCTGGACAAAGATGTTGGATCCAAATCTGATCCGCTCTGTGTTCTGCTGCAGAGTGTCGGGGATGACAAATGGTCAGAG GTGGAACGCACAGAGAAAGTAAAGAATTGCCAGGACCCCCAGTTCTCAACAAAACTTCACATTGACTATCACTTTGAGAAGGTGCAGAAACTAAAGTTTGGCGTCTACGATATAGACAACAAGTCTGTTGACCTCAAGGATGACGACTTCCTGGGAGGCTTTGAATGCACCCTTGGACAG ATTGTGTCTAGTAGGAAGATTACCAGACCTCTTCAGCTCAAGGCAGCAAAACCAGCTGGGAAAGGCACAATAACA ATCACAGCCGATGAGGTGAAAGACAACAGGGCTGTTGTGATGGAAGTAGAGGCCAAAAACCTGGATAAAAAG GATTTGTTTGGAAAGTCTGATCCATTCTTGGAGTTTTTCAAGCAAGAAGAAGATGGGAAGTGGCAGCTAGTTCACAGGACAGAG gTCATCAAGAATAATTTGAATCCATCTTGGAAAAAGTTGACTGTTTCCTTGCATACATTCTGCAGTGGCGACCTGAATAAACCCATCAAG GTTCATTGTTCTGATTATGATAGCGATGGCTCTCATGATCTCATTGGTGTGTTTCAAACTAATGTGTCAGATCTGCAGAAAGCAGTTCATGGCTCCCCG gttGAGTTTGACTGCATTCATCCAGAaaagcaaaagaagaaaaagagttaTAAAAACTCTGGGGTCATCAGGATTAAGTATTGCAAG CTTGAGGCGCAGTATTCATTTCTGGATTATGTGATGGGAGGTTGCCAAATTAACTTCACG GTGGGCATTGACTTCACTGGCTCTAATGGAGACCCCCGCTCTCCTGACTCTCTGCACTATCTCAGCCCTAATGGCGTGAACCAGTATCTGTCGGCCATCTGGTCTGTTGGCCAGGTAGTCCAAGACTACGACAC TGATAAACTTTTCCCAGCATTTGGATTTGGTGCTCAAGTGCCTCCAAACTTCCAG GTATCCCACGAGTTTCCATTGAACTTCAACCCTGATAGCCCGTATTGCCAAG GAGTGCAAGGCATTGTGGACGCCTACCGCATGATTTTGCCTCAAATTCGTCTCTATGGACCCACCAACTTCTCCCCCATTATTAATCACGTTGCCCGAATTGCAGCCGGAGCCGCCCAGCAGCCAAATGCGGCA CAATACTTTGTGCTGTTGATCATCACTGATGGAGAGATCACTGATCTCGACCAGACCAGGCAATCCATCGTGAACAGCTCCAAGCTGCCCATGTCCCTCATCATTGTGGGTGTTGGTGAGGCAGACTTTAAGGCCATGGAGTTTTTGGATGGGGACAATGGAGTTCTCAAATCTGTGAACGGAGAACCGGTGGCCAGAGATATTGTGCAGTTTGTGCCCTTCAAGCAGTTTGCCAGT GCTCCTAAAGAAGCGCTTGCTCAGAGCGTTCTAGCCGAGGTGCCAAACCAGCTGGTGACatacttcaaaatgagaaaTCTGGCTCCTGTTAACCCTCCTTCACCTGTCAAGTAG
- the ppcs gene encoding phosphopantothenate--cysteine ligase — translation MAHCDLSASKAVDEGLSEEFAVPSHVEEVKKLMAEFAEHHGLAGRRVVLITSGGTKVPLESRTVRFLDNFSSGRRGASSAEYFLDSGYAVIFLHRHRSLYPYARLYTGVNLLDSLQFETGQEDAGQILVDQNTLPNIARVLKRYQTVKAAGLLLPVEFNTLSEYLHLLKAAAQALSSIGSKAMFYLAAAVSDFYIPAYEMPEHKIQSSNGPLQISMKMVPKMLSPLVKDWAPNAFVISFKLETNPSILLERARQALETYNHQAVVANVLDTRRGYVVIVTKDTQQELVLTDEEVQKEVEIEDRIVSSLTAAHGQFMSPQS, via the exons ATGGCCCACTGCGACCTCTCAGCCTCAAAGGCAGTGGACGAAGGACTGTCTGAAGAGTTTGCCGTCCCCTCTCATGTGGAGGAGGTCAAGAAGCTCATGGCAGAGTTTGCTGAACATCACGGACTGGCCGGGCGCAGAGTAGTCCTTATCACCTCGGGAGGAACCAAAGTTCCTCTGGAATCCCGAACAGTACGGTTCCTGGACAACTTCAGCAGTGGTCGGCGAGGGGCCTCCTCTGCTGAGTATTTTCTGGACTCGGGCTATGCGGTGATCTTTCTGCACAGGCATCGCTCTCTCTATCCGTACGCTCGTCTGTACACAGGGGTCAATTTACTGGATAGCTTGCAATTTGAGACTGGCCAGGAGGATGCTGGTCAGATCCTGGTGGATCAGAACACACTTCCGAACATCGCAAGGGTTCTAAAGCGCTATCAGACGGTGAAAGCCGCAGGATTGCTGCTGCCGGTGGAATTCAACACCTTGTCAGAGTATCTCCATCTACTCAAGGCAGCAGCTCAAGCGTTAAgctccattg GGTCCAAGGCTATGTTTTATTTGGCTGCTGCTGTTTCTGATTTCTACATCCCCGCATATGAAATGCCAGAACACAAAATCCAGTCCTCTAATGGGCCGCTTCAG ataagtATGAAGATGGTTCCCAAGATGCTGTCCCCTTTAGTGAAGGACTGGGCACCTAATGCATTTGTCATCTCTTTCAAGTTGGAAACAAACCCCTCCATTCTTTTGGAGCGAGCACGGCAGGCCTTAGAAACATACAACCACCAGGCAGTGGTTGCAAATGTTCTCGACACACGCCGTGGTTATGTGGTTATTGTCACCAAGGACACACAACAAGAGCTGGTCCTTACAGATGAGGAAGTGCAGAAAGAGGTGGAGATCGAGGACAGGATTGTCAGCAGTCTGACTGCAGCACACGGCCAATTTATGTCTCCGCAGTCATGA
- the cpne1 gene encoding copine-1 isoform X2, which produces MAAQCVSKVELSISCNNLLDKDVGSKSDPLCVLLQSVGDDKWSEVERTEKVKNCQDPQFSTKLHIDYHFEKVQKLKFGVYDIDNKSVDLKDDDFLGGFECTLGQIVSSRKITRPLQLKAAKPAGKGTITITADEVKDNRAVVMEVEAKNLDKKDLFGKSDPFLEFFKQEEDGKWQLVHRTEVIKNNLNPSWKKLTVSLHTFCSGDLNKPIKVTCYDKDEDTSSDMIGEFTCTAAKLMEAKDNAVEFDCIHPEKQKKKKSYKNSGVIRIKYCKLEAQYSFLDYVMGGCQINFTVGIDFTGSNGDPRSPDSLHYLSPNGVNQYLSAIWSVGQVVQDYDTDKLFPAFGFGAQVPPNFQVSHEFPLNFNPDSPYCQGVQGIVDAYRMILPQIRLYGPTNFSPIINHVARIAAGAAQQPNAAQYFVLLIITDGEITDLDQTRQSIVNSSKLPMSLIIVGVGEADFKAMEFLDGDNGVLKSVNGEPVARDIVQFVPFKQFASAPKEALAQSVLAEVPNQLVTYFKMRNLAPVNPPSPVK; this is translated from the exons ATGGCCGCTCAGTGTGTGTCGAAGGTCGAGCTCTCCATCTCTTGCAATAATCTTCTGGACAAAGATGTTGGATCCAAATCTGATCCGCTCTGTGTTCTGCTGCAGAGTGTCGGGGATGACAAATGGTCAGAG GTGGAACGCACAGAGAAAGTAAAGAATTGCCAGGACCCCCAGTTCTCAACAAAACTTCACATTGACTATCACTTTGAGAAGGTGCAGAAACTAAAGTTTGGCGTCTACGATATAGACAACAAGTCTGTTGACCTCAAGGATGACGACTTCCTGGGAGGCTTTGAATGCACCCTTGGACAG ATTGTGTCTAGTAGGAAGATTACCAGACCTCTTCAGCTCAAGGCAGCAAAACCAGCTGGGAAAGGCACAATAACA ATCACAGCCGATGAGGTGAAAGACAACAGGGCTGTTGTGATGGAAGTAGAGGCCAAAAACCTGGATAAAAAG GATTTGTTTGGAAAGTCTGATCCATTCTTGGAGTTTTTCAAGCAAGAAGAAGATGGGAAGTGGCAGCTAGTTCACAGGACAGAG gTCATCAAGAATAATTTGAATCCATCTTGGAAAAAGTTGACTGTTTCCTTGCATACATTCTGCAGTGGCGACCTGAATAAACCCATCAAG GTAACTTGTTACGATAAGGACGAAGACACGAGCTCAGACATGATAGGAGAGTTCACCTGCACCGCTGCTAAACTAATGGAGGCTAAAGACAATGCG gttGAGTTTGACTGCATTCATCCAGAaaagcaaaagaagaaaaagagttaTAAAAACTCTGGGGTCATCAGGATTAAGTATTGCAAG CTTGAGGCGCAGTATTCATTTCTGGATTATGTGATGGGAGGTTGCCAAATTAACTTCACG GTGGGCATTGACTTCACTGGCTCTAATGGAGACCCCCGCTCTCCTGACTCTCTGCACTATCTCAGCCCTAATGGCGTGAACCAGTATCTGTCGGCCATCTGGTCTGTTGGCCAGGTAGTCCAAGACTACGACAC TGATAAACTTTTCCCAGCATTTGGATTTGGTGCTCAAGTGCCTCCAAACTTCCAG GTATCCCACGAGTTTCCATTGAACTTCAACCCTGATAGCCCGTATTGCCAAG GAGTGCAAGGCATTGTGGACGCCTACCGCATGATTTTGCCTCAAATTCGTCTCTATGGACCCACCAACTTCTCCCCCATTATTAATCACGTTGCCCGAATTGCAGCCGGAGCCGCCCAGCAGCCAAATGCGGCA CAATACTTTGTGCTGTTGATCATCACTGATGGAGAGATCACTGATCTCGACCAGACCAGGCAATCCATCGTGAACAGCTCCAAGCTGCCCATGTCCCTCATCATTGTGGGTGTTGGTGAGGCAGACTTTAAGGCCATGGAGTTTTTGGATGGGGACAATGGAGTTCTCAAATCTGTGAACGGAGAACCGGTGGCCAGAGATATTGTGCAGTTTGTGCCCTTCAAGCAGTTTGCCAGT GCTCCTAAAGAAGCGCTTGCTCAGAGCGTTCTAGCCGAGGTGCCAAACCAGCTGGTGACatacttcaaaatgagaaaTCTGGCTCCTGTTAACCCTCCTTCACCTGTCAAGTAG
- the rbm12 gene encoding RNA-binding protein 12, giving the protein MAVVIRLQGLPIVAGTMDIRHFFSGLTIPDGGVHIVGGEHGEAFIVFATDEDARLGMMRTGGSIKGSKVSLLLSSKTEMQNMIELSRRRFETGSAEVATGNGSRPGPPVSTGGSGRGNLPTTAQSFSNTTSTTATTAASTHEPVSNKTVPTFSTTTMGNMPPNFNNFSSPSLSLGSTMTTAMSSLNSVPPPIPPLPTMPTLPPMPPIPVPPPVSTMPPVPTVNPLTSVPPVPPIAHIPHMPALPPFNPGVPPPVGPVAGGLASGPLSLGNPNSMFLNPLNPLNPLNLQPHMKSSVTNPDEFYIHLHGLPFSVTEIEVRDFFQGLGIESVRLLKDNLGRNNGRALVKFYSPQESFEALKRNAGMIGQRYIEVSPASERQWRESSGQSKAGGDAEHSRHRRRSANSPPPSGRERARSRSPHKLEFCVYLKGLPYEAENKQIFEFFKNLDIVEDSIYIAYGPNGRATGEGFVEFRNETDYKAALGCHMQYMGSRFIQVHPITKKNMYEKIDAIRKRMQGSQGDQKNSSGEGGKSAKNCAHITNIPYNVSKKDVRLFLDGIQLFEESLKVLVDANGNGLGQAIVQFKSDEDALKAERLHRQKLNGRDAFVHLVTFEQMKEVERNPPPQAKRGQKSQGNSHAHAYAHSQPQAQVPQAPHAFPGMTGDEFSFLRNAVGTLGNGPPFVNPFITPGNGLAGPPPLPPLGASLGDVSLTVPPPMVGGPLPGPVLEHPGFRPDGSSAPAGFVSALEPLRGIPPFDNGSSRKAVSQNRGSSQGQRPASESLRGPSSGGPGNSRPTIVKIQNMPFTVTVDEIIDFFYGYQVLPGSVCLQFNEKGLPTGEAMVAFDSHDEAMAAVMDLNDRPIGARKVKITLG; this is encoded by the coding sequence ATGGCTGTGGTCATCCGTTTGCAGGGTCTCCCCATTGTGGCTGGGACTATGGACATACGGCATTTCTTCTCTGGATTGACCATCCCGGATGGTGGTGTTCATATTGTAGGGGGTGAACATGGTGAGGCTTTTATCGTGTTCGCCACAGATGAAGATGCAAGGCTTGGGATGATGCGCACAGGGGGGTCAATCAAAGGTTCCAAGGTTTCTTTGTTGCTGAGTAGCAAAACCGAAATGCAAAATATGATCGAGCTCAGCCGTAGGCGCTTTGAAACTGGCAGTGCAGAGGTTGCCACAGGAAATGGCAGTAGGCCAGGTCCACCGGTTAGTACTGGTGGCAGTGGAAGGGGCAATTTGCCAACCACAGCACAAAGTTTTAGTAACACAACTTCAACTACAGCCACCACAGCAGCATCAACACACGAGCCTGTAAGCAACAAGACTGTCCCTACCTTTTCCACCACTACCATGGGCAACATGCCCCCAAACTTTAATAATTTCAGCAGCCCAAGTCTTAGTTTGGGATCCACAATGACCACAGCAATGTCATCGCTGAACTCTGTACCTCCCCCGATACCTCCCTTGCCCACCATGCCAACTCTACCACCAATGCCCCCCATACCAGTACCACCACCAGTATCCACAATGCCACCGGTACCAACTGTTAATCCACTAACATCAGTGCCTCCAGTCCCTCCCATTGCACACATCCCGCACATGCCTGCACTTCCTCCATTCAACCCTGGTGTTCCTCCCCCAGTTGGCCCTGTTGCTGGTGGTTTAGCCTCTGGTCCACTGTCTCTCGGAAATCCCAATTCAATGTTCCTGAATCCCCTTAACCCTCTAAACCCCCTGAACCTCCAACCTCACATGAAATCGTCAGTGACAAACCCAGATGAGTTTTACATTCATCTACATGGCCTACCTTTTTCAGTCACTGAAATTGAAGTTAGAGATTTTTTCCAAGGACTTGGGATTGAATCAGTTCGTTTGCTTAAAGACAACCTGGGTAGAAACAACGGCAGGGCATTGGTTAAATTCTACTCACCCCAAGAATCTTTTGAGGCTCTGAAAAGAAACGCAGGAATGATAGGCCAAAGATACATTGAGGTTTCTCCAGCTTCAGAGCGGCAGTGGAGAGAGAGCTCGGGACAGTCTAAAGCAGGTGGTGATGCCGAACACAGCCGTCATCGACGCAGAAGCGCCAATTCACCACCACCCTCTGGCCGTGAGCGAGCCAGATCTCGATCTCCCCACAAACTAgaattctgtgtttatttaaaaggactcCCATATGAAGCAGAAAACAAGCAAATCTTTGAGTTTTTCAAAAATCTTGACATTGTTGAAGATAGCATTTACATTGCATATGGACCTAATGGCAGGGCAACCGGTGAGGGGTTTGTGGAGTTCAGGAATGAAACAGACTACAAAGCAGCTCTCGGTTGCCATATGCAGTACATGGGTAGTCGGTTCATACAAGTGCATcctatcacaaaaaaaaacatgtatgaaAAGATAGACGCCATTCGTAAGCGAATGCAGGGTTCCCAAGGTGATCAAAAGAATAGCTCGGGTGAAGGAGGAAAGAGTGCCAAGAACTGTGCTCACATAACCAATATTCCCTATAATGTGTCAAAAAAAGATGTCCGTCTGTTTCTTGATGGCATTCAGTTGTTTGAGGAAAGCCTTAAGGTGTTAGTTGATGCAAATGGTAATGGCCTTGGACAGGCTATTGTGCAGTTTAAGTCCGATGAGGATGCACTTAAAGCAGAGAGACTACATAGGCAGAAATTGAATGGCAGGGATGCTTTCGTTCATTTAGTAACATTTGAGCAGATGAAGGAAGTTGAGAGAAATCCTCCTCCCCAGGCAAAAAGAGGCCAGAAATCTCAAGGAAATTCCCATGCACATGCTTATGCACATTCTCAGCCCCAGGCCCAAGTTCCCCAGGCACCCCATGCTTTTCCTGGAATGACAGGGGATGAGTTTAGTTTTCTGAGAAATGCTGTAGGGACACTTGGCAATGGTCCCCCTTTTGTCAACCCATTCATTACCCCAGGTAACGGACTGGCAGGTCCGCCCCCTTTGCCGCCACTTGGTGCTTCTTTGGGTGATGTTTCACTTACTGTTCCCCCACCAATGGTTGGAGGACCTCTGCCCGGCCCGGTTCTAGAGCATCCTGGTTTTAGACCCGATGGCAGCAGTGCACCTGCTGGTTTTGTTAGTGCGCTAGAGCCCTTAAGGGGCATCCCACCGTTTGATAATGGATCTTCTCGTAAGGCAGTCAGCCAAAATCGAGGCAGTAGCCAAGGTCAGCGTCCAGCTTCTGAGAGTTTAAGAGGACCATCCAGTGGTGGCCCAGGTAATTCACGGCCCACCATTGTCAAAATTCAAAACATGCCTTTTACTGTGACCGTTGATGAGattattgatttcttttatgGCTATCAAGTGTTGCCTGGTTCAGTGTGCTTGCAATTCAATGAGAAGGGTTTGCCCACTGGTGAAGCGATGGTTGCTTTTGACTCCCATGATGAAGCAATGGCTGCTGTTATGGACCTGAACGATAGGCCCATTGGGGCAAGAAAAGTTAAGATCACTTTGGGGTAA